In Rhodamnia argentea isolate NSW1041297 chromosome 4, ASM2092103v1, whole genome shotgun sequence, the following proteins share a genomic window:
- the LOC115753990 gene encoding disease resistance protein RPV1-like — protein sequence MADKLKVLSLTRCEGLKRTPDFSGCVSLERLSFYHCPNLQEVDSSIGKLKGLTNLDIIWCKSLRTLPEEVEGLVNLKLFSTRGCKKLKKLPSSIWKLASLSRIHISSTGITSLPNSIDNGKHLFQLDLGDTPIAELPTSIGELTQLEYLSLYQCPNFQELPESIGNLTSLEYLYLSETKIVELPDSIKNLTQLKVMCIEGTLIRRLPASIGLLERLKELNARHCKELEGEIPPEIGKLSSLRILDLSKTRIRAVPMTINSLTQLQKLDLTDCNELQELPKLPLSLKCLRVRSTSLRLVADLRNLTNLVEFLCQGSGQAPGQASNPMQTVPLSLCLPEPSMDSNSVVFGLQLPNLRNLTRLDHYRSPLREIQLDGLELLRDLAVRECEFLKGLSISLRNLRQKEVFDCSKLHEVRFLGKMELLEKLHVKKCNSLGKLSSLSNLKKLKSLLVDECDALKDLEGLEELELLSFLSFVRCGSLERLTHAPKSKPKMPNGCRMYVLDCAKFQGPSRSTFSFEDYWKDEMKKSETAS from the coding sequence ATGGCagacaaattgaaagttctttctctcACAAGATGTGAAGGATTGAAACGGACTCCAGACTTCTCTGGATGCGTGAGTTTGGAGAGACTGTCTTTTTATCACTGTCCAAACTTGCAAGAAGTTGACTCCTCTATTGGGAAGCTAAAAGGTCTTACTAACTTGGACATAATTTGGTGTAAGAGTCTTCGAACTTTGCCTGAAGAGGTTGAAGGACTGGTGAATCTGAAGCTCTTCAGTACGAGAGGgtgcaagaaattgaagaaactTCCATCCTCTATCTGGAAATTAGCATCATTGTCTAGGATACATATATCATCCACAGGAATTACAAGTTTACCTAATTCTATTGACAATGGAAAACACCTGTTTCAACTTGATCTAGGAGACACGCCAATTGCGGAACTTCCAACTTCCATTGGAGAGCTTACACAACTTGAGTACCTTTCACTCTATCAATGTCCAAATTTTCAGGAGCTTCCAGAATCCATTGGCAACTTGACATCATTAGAGTATTTGTATCTCTCAGAGACAAAAATTGTTGAGTTACCTGATTCGATAAAAAATCTCACGCAATTGAAGGTGATGTGTATAGAAGGGACTTTGATAAGGAGGTTACCTGCCAGTATTGGATTGCTTGAGAGGTTGAAGGAGCTCAATGCTCGTCATTGTAAAGAACTTGAAGGCGAAATTCCCCCCGAAATTGGTAAATTATCGTCTCTACGTATCCTAGACCTATCAAAAACTCGTATTCGTGCAGTGCCGATGACAATCAATTCCCTCACGCAACTCCAAAAGCTGGATTTAACGGATTGTAATGAGCTTCAAGAGTTGCCAAAGCTTCCCTTGAGTTTGAAGTGTCTGCGTGTTCGATCAACATCATTGCGGTTAGTTGCGGATCTCAGAAACCTCACGAATCTAGTGGAATTTCTGTGTCAAGGCTCTGGACAAGCACCTGGTCAGGCATCTAACCCAATGCAAACTGTTCCATTGAGCTTGTGCCTTCCCGAGCCATCAATGGATAGTAACTCAGTAGTTTTTGGACTACAGCTTCCCAACTTGAGAAATTTGACCAGATTGGATCACTATCGCTCTCCACTGAGGGAAATTCAACTCGATGGGCTTGAATTATTGAGAGATTTGGCTGTGAGAGAATGTGAGTTTCTCAAGGGATTGTCAATTAGTTTAAGGAACCTTCGTCAAAAGGAAGTTTTTGATTGCTCAAAGTTACATGAAGTTCGATTTCTCGGTAAAATGGAATTACTGGAGAAACTTCATGTTAAAAAGTGCAATTCCCTAGGAAAGTTGTCAAGTTtatcaaacttgaagaagctgAAGAGTTTACTGGTCGACGAATGCGATGCGCTAAAGGATCTTGAGGGCCTTGAAGAATTGgagcttttgtcttttttgtcttttgtcagGTGTGGATCGTTGGAAAGGTTGACTCATGCGCCCAAATCCAAACCAAAGATGCCTAATGGATGCAGGATGTATGTACTGGATTGCGCGAAATTCCAAGGTCCTAGTCGTTCTACTTTCAGTTTCGAGGATTACTGGAAAGATGAAATGAAGAAGAGTGAGACAGCTTCATAG